A genomic stretch from Corynebacterium kutscheri includes:
- a CDS encoding coiled-coil domain-containing protein, whose protein sequence is MRLDFLMISELIMDRENIQNNIIDIGEQVNHVYVAVQNVSHKSISGSYSSASGFDQIGEAHGLVFSGSPGSADAVLKSYLEQASWLQQALKATFEAIQTQDKLFAHSLDNAEQNGATGTESIQFPARPELRFSDFHFRTPVVLPALTLSELSMQLQTTRVDAPVRAAKKWQVVGEKIARIATKLGEVAEQIRQNNKGDVFDAAVQRINDVANYGRTFASNTQIMGAYVSRLSTIHAQISTQVALANLAVSAITDPAARLIAEKEELARIQTQLQAQLHTAVPPIRNLMSQQASVASAGSELRAAAETSVNKIAKSDLALAGNQAFTNSASIGQLGGAPGGAGGMNPAPMHTGSAGQIPPSGLGTGSSGGLGGSNMPVPGGTGMAVPGLGGRQNGGYANGTHGVGVAPSSTNTLSGSKTPMNHMGPAPLTGRSSRRVSPFDSTVKGIGRGGSSHFGSGGGASSGGLTGSPGGVHGGTPGGLNGVGSTNHPGNGLANSNGSAGRSGAPVAGGMPMGAGGAAGAGSNRTGKAKRVMSAVEREGDLRAILGERPKVVPGVIGAWVRDEV, encoded by the coding sequence ATGAGATTGGATTTCCTTATGATTTCTGAGTTAATAATGGATAGAGAAAATATCCAGAACAATATAATAGATATTGGCGAACAGGTTAATCACGTATATGTTGCTGTGCAAAACGTATCGCATAAATCTATCAGTGGTTCCTACTCTTCGGCCTCTGGTTTTGATCAAATAGGCGAAGCTCACGGGTTGGTTTTTTCTGGATCACCAGGTTCTGCAGATGCGGTTTTAAAATCTTATCTTGAGCAGGCTTCGTGGTTACAACAAGCTCTTAAAGCAACCTTTGAGGCTATTCAAACACAAGATAAGTTATTCGCACATAGTCTTGACAATGCAGAGCAAAATGGAGCAACTGGTACTGAAAGTATCCAGTTCCCCGCACGACCTGAACTACGGTTTTCCGATTTCCATTTCCGTACACCTGTAGTTCTACCGGCATTAACCTTGTCGGAATTATCTATGCAATTACAAACTACCCGGGTAGATGCACCGGTACGTGCTGCTAAAAAATGGCAAGTAGTAGGCGAAAAGATAGCTCGAATTGCTACCAAATTGGGTGAAGTAGCTGAGCAGATACGTCAAAATAATAAAGGTGATGTCTTTGATGCTGCTGTTCAACGCATTAATGATGTTGCTAATTATGGTCGCACTTTTGCCTCAAATACTCAGATCATGGGTGCTTATGTATCTCGGCTTAGTACTATCCATGCGCAGATATCGACCCAAGTTGCATTAGCTAATCTGGCGGTTAGTGCGATAACTGATCCAGCAGCTCGTTTAATAGCAGAAAAAGAAGAGCTAGCACGCATTCAAACACAATTACAGGCACAGCTACACACTGCAGTTCCTCCGATAAGAAACCTCATGTCTCAGCAAGCTAGCGTTGCTAGTGCTGGTTCTGAGCTACGTGCTGCTGCGGAAACAAGTGTTAATAAAATTGCGAAATCAGATCTAGCTTTGGCCGGTAACCAGGCTTTTACTAATAGCGCTAGCATTGGCCAATTAGGCGGGGCACCAGGTGGAGCAGGTGGAATGAATCCAGCTCCCATGCATACAGGCAGTGCTGGTCAGATACCACCTTCTGGATTAGGTACTGGTAGCAGTGGTGGACTTGGTGGATCAAATATGCCGGTACCAGGAGGAACTGGTATGGCGGTTCCGGGATTAGGCGGACGACAAAACGGTGGGTATGCCAATGGCACACATGGTGTTGGGGTGGCACCTTCTTCCACAAATACTTTGTCAGGTTCTAAGACTCCTATGAATCATATGGGACCTGCGCCATTAACCGGTCGATCAAGCCGACGAGTATCGCCTTTTGACTCCACTGTGAAAGGAATTGGACGTGGTGGAAGTTCACACTTTGGTTCTGGTGGTGGTGCTTCTAGTGGTGGATTAACTGGTTCACCCGGTGGTGTGCATGGTGGTACACCAGGTGGGCTCAATGGTGTTGGTAGCACGAATCACCCAGGTAATGGGTTAGCTAATAGTAATGGTTCGGCTGGTCGATCAGGTGCTCCAGTAGCAGGCGGTATGCCCATGGGTGCAGGTGGTGCAGCCGGTGCTGGTAGTAATCGAACAGGTAAAGCAAAGCGTGTGATGAGTGCTGTTGAACGTGAAGGCGATTTGCGGGCAATCCTTGGCGAACGACCTAAAGTGGTTCCCGGCGTTATTGGTGCCTGGGTACGAGACGAGGTGTAA
- a CDS encoding type 2 periplasmic-binding domain-containing protein, translating into MPKTYVATALLVSTFVLGGCAEYEPARDIIHDQHSVVTVLVSSDSSEQLVLGELYSQALNRRGRESQIRMMAAEHNPVSILRSKAGDLYIACSGDILSLVYPEKAQEIEKEMRSDSQSNPNDPTWREETYAAVMGALGETLDATDPSNALGCADSSSALPQNILPIYRIPVLSREERLVLNEISGTISTSDLSELVVETKERNSARKVVAEYLDSKGI; encoded by the coding sequence ATGCCTAAAACCTATGTGGCAACAGCGTTATTAGTAAGCACATTCGTACTAGGCGGCTGCGCTGAATATGAACCTGCCCGAGATATTATTCACGATCAACATTCTGTAGTAACAGTACTTGTTTCCTCTGATAGTTCTGAACAACTAGTACTTGGTGAGCTATATAGCCAAGCTCTAAACCGCAGGGGAAGAGAATCGCAAATTCGGATGATGGCTGCCGAACATAACCCGGTTTCAATATTACGTTCAAAAGCTGGTGATCTTTATATAGCCTGTTCTGGTGATATTTTATCTCTCGTGTATCCGGAAAAAGCACAAGAGATTGAAAAAGAGATGCGATCTGATAGTCAATCAAATCCTAATGATCCTACTTGGCGGGAAGAAACCTATGCCGCAGTAATGGGGGCATTAGGGGAAACATTAGACGCTACTGACCCCTCGAATGCTTTAGGATGCGCAGATAGCAGTAGCGCACTACCGCAGAATATTTTGCCTATTTACCGTATTCCAGTTCTTTCCCGTGAGGAACGACTGGTACTTAATGAAATCAGTGGCACAATTTCCACGTCTGATCTCAGCGAATTGGTTGTTGAAACTAAAGAGAGAAATAGTGCGCGTAAGGTCGTTGCAGAATATTTAGATAGCAAAGGAATCTAA
- a CDS encoding general stress protein yields MPERLLVNPGELQRPTGLPVGSFGTYAEAQATVDMLSEEGFPVNEITIVGVDLIAVERVLGRLSWPRVIISGLLSGLWIGVFFGFILGMVFDSWPNALGVGIFMGLIFGVVSSAIPYALRRGKRDFESRTQIVAGRYDVLCNPENAIIARDKVVEYLRSKAKNA; encoded by the coding sequence GTGCCAGAACGCTTGTTGGTTAATCCAGGGGAACTGCAACGCCCTACTGGGCTTCCCGTGGGTAGTTTTGGTACCTATGCCGAGGCTCAAGCAACCGTCGATATGCTCAGTGAAGAAGGTTTTCCAGTTAATGAGATCACCATTGTTGGCGTGGATCTCATTGCGGTGGAGCGAGTACTAGGTCGATTAAGTTGGCCACGAGTTATCATTAGCGGCTTGCTATCAGGGCTTTGGATTGGTGTTTTCTTTGGTTTTATCCTTGGCATGGTCTTTGATTCTTGGCCAAATGCTCTAGGTGTAGGCATTTTTATGGGACTTATTTTTGGCGTAGTATCCAGTGCCATTCCTTATGCTTTACGACGTGGGAAACGTGATTTTGAGTCCCGTACTCAAATCGTTGCTGGGCGTTATGATGTCCTCTGTAATCCAGAAAATGCGATTATTGCTAGGGATAAAGTTGTTGAATATTTGCGGAGCAAAGCAAAAAATGCCTAA
- a CDS encoding magnesium transporter MgtE N-terminal domain-containing protein, with amino-acid sequence MNEVTRVYAGRLAGMVVRGPDTDVIGRVRDVIINLRSSQHTSRVLGLVVEMTNKRRIFLPMLRIASIDPQEITLVSGSVSLRAFKARTGEVAVLGDLIGAKVHVDDPELDHLHGRAMEIADLEIERTRTRDWAISRAAVISERPTFGRRPTLTIVPWNHVHGLYASGTTVPDPAAELIAEFEDMRPADVASALYDLPETQRISVAKELDDERLADVLQEMSEDRQAELLETLDIERAADVLEEMDPDDAADLLGELDDAKADVLLELMDPEESAPVRRLMSFSPDTVGALMTPEPIVLVPQTTVAEALALARNPDLPTSLASMVFVVRPPTATPTGKYLGCVHLQKLLREPPSSLVSGILDPDLPPLYADDTQETAARYFATYNLVCGPVIDDENHLLGAVAVDDLLDHLLPDDWRDTGIRPDTDPRA; translated from the coding sequence ATGAACGAAGTGACACGCGTATATGCAGGTAGGCTCGCAGGTATGGTCGTTCGTGGACCAGATACTGATGTTATCGGTCGTGTCCGAGATGTCATTATCAATCTGCGTTCCAGCCAACATACTTCCCGAGTACTCGGATTAGTCGTAGAAATGACCAATAAACGCCGCATTTTCCTACCAATGTTGCGTATTGCCTCCATTGATCCGCAGGAAATCACTCTAGTTTCTGGATCAGTATCTCTCCGCGCTTTTAAAGCTCGTACCGGTGAGGTAGCAGTACTTGGTGATCTGATCGGTGCCAAAGTACACGTTGATGATCCTGAACTTGACCACCTACATGGTCGAGCCATGGAAATAGCCGACTTAGAAATCGAACGCACCCGTACCCGCGACTGGGCGATCTCACGAGCTGCGGTGATCTCTGAGCGTCCCACCTTTGGCCGACGCCCTACTTTAACCATTGTTCCGTGGAACCACGTTCATGGTCTGTATGCCTCAGGAACTACTGTTCCCGATCCTGCTGCCGAACTCATCGCTGAATTCGAAGATATGCGCCCAGCCGACGTAGCCAGCGCCTTATATGATCTGCCAGAAACTCAACGTATTTCTGTAGCCAAAGAGCTAGATGACGAACGCCTTGCCGACGTGCTCCAAGAAATGAGCGAAGACCGTCAAGCTGAACTTCTTGAAACCCTTGATATTGAACGTGCTGCAGACGTGTTGGAAGAAATGGATCCCGATGATGCTGCCGACTTGCTCGGTGAGCTCGATGATGCCAAAGCCGATGTGCTCCTTGAACTCATGGATCCAGAAGAATCTGCTCCAGTGCGTCGTTTGATGAGTTTTAGCCCTGATACCGTAGGTGCGCTTATGACTCCCGAGCCAATTGTGCTTGTCCCGCAAACCACTGTTGCAGAAGCCCTTGCCTTAGCACGTAACCCAGATTTGCCTACTTCTTTGGCCTCTATGGTGTTCGTGGTGCGCCCCCCTACCGCTACGCCTACTGGAAAGTATTTAGGTTGCGTGCACCTGCAAAAACTATTACGTGAACCCCCCAGTTCTTTGGTTTCAGGTATCTTGGATCCAGATCTTCCACCACTTTATGCAGATGACACTCAAGAGACTGCGGCACGCTATTTCGCCACTTATAACCTTGTGTGTGGACCGGTTATCGACGATGAAAACCACCTGCTTGGGGCGGTAGCCGTCGATGATTTGCTCGATCACCTGCTTCCCGACGATTGGCGTGATACTGGTATCCGACCAGATACTGATCCCCGCGCTTAA
- a CDS encoding DUF1003 domain-containing protein, with the protein MADYTKTELDTPYIKQRRSFLKLDDDTVGAYAEKVARFFGTGSYLMWQTVFVLVWILLNVGGWWFSWDEYPFILLNLAFSTQAAYAAPLILLAQNRQEDRDRVSLNEDRRRAFETKADTEFITRELAGLRLAVGEMVSRDYLRHELEDLHSLLERIEAKLDDEAAARIAFQHGISEGGNDDLSDPIQGDIEKEK; encoded by the coding sequence ATGGCTGATTACACCAAAACAGAGCTTGATACACCGTATATTAAACAGCGACGCTCCTTTCTTAAGCTTGACGACGATACCGTCGGTGCTTATGCAGAAAAAGTCGCTCGATTCTTTGGCACCGGTAGCTACCTTATGTGGCAAACCGTCTTTGTGCTGGTATGGATTCTGCTCAATGTGGGTGGCTGGTGGTTTTCTTGGGACGAATATCCATTCATCCTGCTTAATCTAGCCTTTTCTACTCAGGCAGCTTATGCTGCACCGCTTATCCTGCTAGCGCAGAATCGCCAAGAGGATCGAGATCGTGTCTCGCTCAATGAGGATCGTCGTCGTGCTTTTGAAACCAAAGCTGACACCGAATTTATCACCCGAGAACTCGCTGGCCTTCGGCTAGCAGTTGGCGAAATGGTTTCCCGAGACTATTTACGCCACGAGCTTGAAGATCTACATAGTTTATTAGAACGTATTGAAGCCAAGCTTGATGATGAGGCTGCTGCACGTATCGCCTTTCAGCATGGTATTTCCGAAGGTGGAAATGATGACCTCTCGGATCCTATTCAAGGCGATATTGAGAAAGAAAAATAG
- a CDS encoding Mrp/NBP35 family ATP-binding protein, which translates to MNPITESTVRQALSRVEDPEIGKPLTELGMVKSIEINGNDVDVQIYLTIAGCPMKNTLVDNSIAALKDIEGIGNIRVTTDTMSDEQRRELRQKLRGGAAEPVIPFAQPDSTTRVYAVASGKGGVGKSSMTVNLATALASKGLKVGVLDADIYGHSVPGMLNSTDRPHAVDDMIMPPQAHGVKLISIAHFVEGNAPVVWRGPMLHRAIQQFLGDVFWGDLDILLLDLPPGTGDIAISVAQLVPNAELLVVTTPQSAAAEVAERAGSISIQTQQKIAGVIENMSAMVLDDGSVIDVFGSGGGEAVRERLATLTGTPVKLLGSVPLDPKLRAGGDNGLPIALSDPDSPTGKAIYAIADQLIIRRESLAGKSLNLGVTRH; encoded by the coding sequence ATGAACCCTATTACAGAATCCACCGTCCGCCAGGCACTCTCTCGGGTTGAAGACCCTGAGATCGGCAAACCATTGACTGAATTAGGCATGGTGAAGTCTATCGAGATCAATGGCAATGATGTTGATGTGCAGATTTATCTCACAATCGCTGGTTGTCCAATGAAAAATACCTTGGTAGATAACAGCATTGCTGCGCTCAAAGATATTGAAGGTATCGGCAATATTCGTGTCACCACTGATACAATGAGTGACGAACAGCGTCGAGAGCTACGCCAAAAATTACGTGGTGGTGCTGCTGAACCAGTAATTCCTTTTGCGCAACCTGATTCCACGACTCGCGTCTATGCCGTTGCCTCGGGCAAAGGCGGCGTAGGAAAATCCTCCATGACGGTCAACCTTGCTACTGCTTTAGCATCAAAAGGTCTTAAAGTTGGTGTCCTCGATGCTGATATTTATGGTCATTCCGTACCCGGAATGCTCAATAGCACGGATCGTCCGCATGCTGTTGACGACATGATTATGCCCCCACAAGCACATGGCGTGAAGCTCATTTCTATTGCCCACTTTGTAGAAGGCAATGCGCCAGTAGTATGGCGCGGGCCTATGCTCCACCGCGCTATCCAGCAATTCTTAGGCGATGTCTTCTGGGGTGACCTAGATATTCTCTTACTCGATCTTCCACCCGGAACTGGTGATATCGCAATCTCAGTGGCACAACTTGTTCCTAATGCCGAGTTACTTGTAGTTACTACTCCGCAAAGTGCAGCCGCCGAAGTAGCCGAACGCGCTGGCTCAATTTCGATTCAAACCCAACAAAAAATTGCTGGAGTAATTGAAAATATGTCTGCTATGGTGCTTGACGACGGCAGCGTCATCGATGTCTTTGGCTCTGGCGGTGGTGAAGCAGTACGCGAGCGTCTAGCAACCCTTACTGGTACCCCAGTAAAATTGCTCGGCTCAGTACCTCTTGATCCTAAACTTCGAGCTGGTGGAGACAATGGGCTACCCATTGCCCTTTCTGATCCTGATTCTCCTACTGGCAAGGCTATTTACGCTATTGCTGATCAACTTATTATTCGCCGCGAAAGCTTAGCAGGTAAATCACTCAACCTTGGTGTTACCCGGCATTAG
- the tatB gene encoding Sec-independent protein translocase protein TatB, with protein sequence MFSSIGWGEIFVVFVVALIVIGPERLPRVIEDFRAAVFAARKAINNAKKELNGEFGGLSEEFSDFKEPIAQIARFQRLGPRGVITKALFDDDEEFMGSFDPKKIMSGPTQGSQHRNYAGANRVECPDSGEPSVAKQPKETETESIKDTTDNPAVELPKNKFDDVI encoded by the coding sequence GTGTTTTCTTCTATTGGTTGGGGCGAAATCTTTGTTGTTTTCGTCGTTGCGCTCATTGTGATTGGCCCCGAGCGGTTGCCGCGGGTTATTGAAGATTTTCGTGCAGCTGTTTTTGCTGCTCGTAAAGCAATCAATAATGCGAAAAAAGAGCTCAATGGTGAGTTTGGTGGCCTTAGTGAGGAATTCTCTGATTTTAAGGAACCGATAGCACAGATTGCGCGTTTTCAACGTTTAGGACCTCGAGGCGTTATTACTAAAGCGCTTTTCGACGATGATGAAGAGTTTATGGGCTCTTTTGATCCTAAAAAAATTATGTCTGGGCCAACCCAAGGCTCTCAACACCGTAATTATGCTGGTGCTAACCGGGTTGAGTGCCCAGATTCTGGTGAACCATCAGTAGCTAAACAACCAAAAGAAACCGAGACAGAATCGATCAAGGACACGACAGATAACCCGGCAGTCGAGTTACCCAAAAATAAATTTGATGATGTGATCTAA
- a CDS encoding anti-sigma factor family protein, whose translation MKHFSSIDHLNPEAVAAFVDYELTPLAEHRAKVHLVHCLECRKEVEAQRHASSVLRADVAGAVTAPTDLLAKLHKIAQSCPAGPSADDIPCQMPETLLDRIDFVARAFKRVNRGQ comes from the coding sequence ATGAAACATTTTAGTTCTATCGACCACCTTAACCCGGAGGCAGTGGCCGCCTTTGTTGACTATGAGTTAACTCCACTTGCCGAACATCGTGCCAAAGTTCATCTAGTGCACTGTTTAGAGTGCCGCAAAGAAGTCGAAGCGCAGCGTCATGCTTCTTCTGTATTACGCGCGGATGTCGCTGGGGCGGTCACTGCTCCTACCGATCTACTAGCTAAGCTGCATAAAATTGCTCAGTCCTGTCCAGCAGGGCCAAGCGCCGATGACATTCCATGTCAGATGCCCGAAACTTTATTAGACCGGATTGATTTTGTTGCTCGTGCTTTTAAACGAGTTAATCGGGGTCAGTAG
- the sigE gene encoding RNA polymerase sigma factor SigE: protein MNTSLESSAQGLTTGEAGVENLSGTAAFDAGLGAMPSWSELVSEHADSVYRLAYRLSGNPHDAEDLTQETFMRVFRSLKNYQPGTFEGWLHRITTNLFLDMVRHRAKIRMEALPEDYERVPGTEMTPEQAYTVANLDPVLQRALDKLSPDFRVAVVLCDVVGMSYDEIADTLGVKMGTVRSRIHRGRSQLRASIEQEAQESLDAQLLIRS from the coding sequence ATGAACACGTCATTGGAATCCTCCGCTCAAGGTCTTACTACTGGGGAGGCTGGTGTAGAAAACCTGTCCGGTACTGCTGCCTTTGATGCTGGATTGGGAGCCATGCCATCGTGGTCGGAACTCGTTTCAGAACATGCTGATTCGGTATATCGTTTGGCATATCGTCTTTCCGGTAACCCACACGATGCCGAAGATCTTACTCAAGAAACCTTTATGCGTGTTTTTCGTTCCCTCAAGAATTATCAACCAGGTACTTTTGAGGGGTGGTTACATCGTATTACCACCAATCTATTTCTCGATATGGTTCGTCACCGGGCGAAAATTCGCATGGAGGCGTTACCTGAAGATTATGAGCGGGTTCCTGGAACTGAAATGACTCCAGAGCAAGCCTATACCGTGGCTAATCTTGATCCGGTGTTGCAGCGTGCATTAGATAAGTTGAGCCCGGATTTTCGTGTTGCTGTTGTGTTGTGTGATGTCGTTGGTATGAGCTATGACGAGATTGCCGATACTCTTGGCGTGAAAATGGGTACGGTTCGTTCTCGTATTCACCGCGGACGTAGCCAATTACGCGCCAGCATTGAACAAGAAGCACAAGAATCTCTTGATGCGCAGCTTCTTATCCGTTCTTAG
- a CDS encoding O-methyltransferase: MHSYIEETSTTSEALSSAREAAQEFGLAIPDGATGQLLSTLACATRATNLVAASPAADVIGLYLLDGAADNAVLSCIDPEPEHHKRAKTTLHQAGYSFSQIRSLPSRPLDVLGRLANNAYQVIYADIAPVEFRAFIDAALPLLTSGGVLVLSDSLLDGTLADASRKDRDTVAARDTDEYLHTLDSAIVTRLPLGAGITLITKR, from the coding sequence ATGCATTCCTACATCGAGGAAACCTCAACTACCTCTGAAGCACTTAGCTCTGCACGTGAAGCAGCACAGGAGTTTGGCCTTGCGATTCCCGATGGAGCAACCGGACAGCTCTTATCCACGCTAGCTTGTGCCACTCGCGCAACCAATCTTGTTGCTGCTAGCCCGGCCGCAGATGTCATCGGTTTATATCTGCTTGATGGCGCAGCAGATAATGCTGTTCTTAGTTGCATTGACCCAGAACCCGAACACCACAAACGCGCCAAAACTACCTTACATCAGGCAGGATACTCATTCTCCCAGATTCGTTCACTACCTTCGCGCCCACTCGATGTACTAGGTCGTCTTGCCAACAATGCTTACCAGGTTATTTATGCCGATATTGCGCCAGTTGAATTCCGAGCTTTTATCGACGCCGCCCTACCGCTGCTGACAAGCGGTGGAGTATTGGTACTGTCCGATTCGCTTCTCGACGGCACGCTTGCCGATGCCTCTCGTAAAGATCGCGACACTGTTGCTGCACGCGATACCGATGAATATCTTCACACCCTTGATTCTGCTATCGTCACCCGATTACCACTCGGTGCTGGGATAACGCTCATAACAAAACGCTAA
- the glgC gene encoding glucose-1-phosphate adenylyltransferase, whose amino-acid sequence MFSIRLGQVRSNKNVLAIVLAGGEGKRLFPLTEDRAKPAVPFGGTYRLIDFVLSNLVNAGYLKICVLTQYKSHSLDRHISQAWQFSGPTSQYIASVPAQQRLGKRWYQGSADAILQSLNLIYDEKPDYVIVFGADHVYRMDPSQMVEEHIKSGASVSVAGIRVPRSEASAFGCIQSDEHGNITEFIEKPADPPGTPDDPEMTYASMGNYVFSTKALIDALKADEVNEASAHDMGGDIIPYFVSKGEAHVYDFNNNVVPGSTDRDAGYWRDVGTIDAFYEAHMDLISVHPIFNLYNQQWPIRSTDLGLLPPAKFVQGGIAQSSMVAQGSIISAATVRNSVLSTDVVVEEGATVEGSVLMPGVRIGKGAVVRHAILDKNVVVSDGTLIGVDRERDSQRFSVSPGGVVVVGKNVVI is encoded by the coding sequence ATGTTCTCGATTAGATTGGGACAGGTGCGGAGTAACAAAAATGTATTAGCTATTGTCCTTGCTGGTGGTGAAGGTAAACGACTCTTTCCACTGACAGAAGATCGTGCCAAGCCAGCAGTTCCTTTCGGTGGCACATATCGTCTTATTGATTTCGTTTTAAGTAACTTGGTTAACGCCGGGTATTTAAAGATTTGTGTGCTTACCCAGTACAAGTCTCATTCGCTTGACCGTCATATTTCTCAGGCATGGCAGTTTAGTGGTCCAACCAGCCAGTATATTGCTTCGGTTCCGGCACAACAGCGGTTAGGTAAACGGTGGTATCAGGGATCGGCAGATGCCATTTTACAATCGTTGAACCTGATCTACGATGAAAAACCAGATTATGTCATCGTCTTTGGCGCCGATCACGTTTATCGGATGGATCCATCGCAGATGGTCGAGGAACATATTAAATCCGGTGCTTCGGTATCAGTGGCAGGCATTCGTGTTCCGCGCTCAGAAGCTTCGGCTTTTGGTTGTATCCAGTCTGATGAGCATGGCAATATTACCGAATTTATTGAAAAGCCGGCAGATCCTCCAGGTACTCCAGATGATCCAGAGATGACCTATGCGTCAATGGGAAATTATGTATTTAGCACTAAAGCACTTATTGACGCATTAAAAGCAGACGAAGTTAATGAAGCATCCGCACATGATATGGGCGGTGATATCATTCCGTACTTTGTATCTAAAGGCGAAGCTCATGTCTATGACTTCAATAACAATGTAGTTCCTGGTTCCACTGACCGGGATGCTGGTTATTGGCGCGATGTCGGCACAATTGATGCCTTCTATGAAGCACATATGGATCTTATTTCCGTGCATCCGATCTTCAACCTTTATAACCAGCAATGGCCAATTCGCTCCACTGACCTTGGTCTACTGCCACCGGCTAAGTTTGTTCAGGGCGGTATTGCACAATCATCCATGGTTGCTCAAGGATCAATTATTTCTGCTGCTACCGTGCGTAATTCTGTTCTTTCAACGGATGTTGTAGTCGAAGAAGGCGCAACGGTGGAAGGTTCAGTGCTGATGCCGGGTGTTCGCATTGGAAAAGGTGCGGTTGTTCGCCATGCGATCTTAGATAAAAACGTGGTGGTTTCTGATGGAACATTAATCGGTGTGGATCGTGAGCGTGATTCACAACGGTTCTCGGTAAGCCCCGGCGGAGTTGTCGTAGTAGGTAAAAACGTTGTTATCTAA
- the glgA gene encoding glycogen synthase — MRVAMMTKEYPPEIYGGAGVHVTELTRYMRKIVPVDVHCMGQPRDEQDVYVHGVDKALAEANPAIKTLSTGLRMAEAAGRANVAHSHTWYAGLGGHLAGQLHGIPHITTAHSLEPDRPWKREQLGGGYDISSWSERNAFEYADAIIAVSAKMKEAVLKAYPRVHEDKIHVVLNGIDTELWQPRPIFDEAENSILLELGVDPDRPIVAFVGRITRQKGVEHLVKAARYFDKDIQLVLCAGAPDTPEIAARTKDLVEKLQAERDGVIWVQEMLPRHKIQEILTAADVFVCPSIYEPLGIVNLEAMACTTAVVASDVGGIPEVVLDGETGLLVPYDPADAEAFEHGIAEQVNALARDRELAKKFGLAGRKRVVNDFAWSTIAEQTVNIYRSLIEPTTRPQ; from the coding sequence ATGAGAGTTGCAATGATGACCAAAGAGTATCCACCCGAGATATACGGTGGCGCCGGTGTCCACGTCACAGAACTAACCCGTTATATGCGTAAAATTGTGCCCGTCGATGTTCATTGCATGGGGCAGCCGAGAGATGAACAAGACGTCTACGTACACGGCGTCGATAAGGCACTAGCAGAAGCCAATCCAGCAATTAAAACCCTATCTACTGGCCTACGTATGGCTGAGGCCGCCGGGCGCGCCAACGTTGCTCACTCGCACACATGGTATGCCGGATTAGGCGGACATCTTGCCGGCCAGCTGCATGGAATACCTCATATAACTACTGCACACTCTCTAGAACCAGATCGCCCATGGAAACGAGAACAGCTTGGTGGAGGCTATGATATTTCCAGCTGGAGCGAACGTAATGCCTTCGAATATGCTGATGCCATTATTGCGGTTAGTGCCAAAATGAAAGAGGCCGTACTCAAGGCTTACCCACGGGTTCACGAAGACAAAATTCATGTTGTACTCAATGGCATTGATACTGAACTGTGGCAGCCTCGCCCGATCTTCGATGAAGCAGAAAACTCCATTTTATTAGAACTTGGGGTTGATCCAGATCGCCCGATTGTGGCTTTCGTTGGTCGAATCACCCGGCAAAAAGGTGTGGAGCATCTTGTTAAAGCGGCTCGTTACTTTGATAAAGACATCCAGCTTGTTCTGTGTGCTGGTGCTCCTGATACCCCAGAAATAGCCGCACGCACTAAGGACCTCGTCGAAAAGCTCCAAGCAGAGCGCGATGGGGTTATTTGGGTTCAAGAAATGCTACCAAGGCACAAGATTCAAGAAATTCTTACTGCAGCCGATGTCTTTGTCTGCCCAAGTATTTATGAGCCACTAGGAATCGTTAATCTGGAGGCAATGGCCTGTACTACTGCAGTTGTTGCTTCTGATGTTGGCGGTATCCCAGAGGTTGTTCTCGATGGTGAAACCGGCTTATTAGTGCCCTATGATCCTGCTGATGCCGAAGCATTCGAACATGGTATTGCCGAGCAAGTTAATGCACTAGCTCGCGATCGTGAACTGGCTAAGAAATTTGGTCTTGCCGGACGCAAGCGTGTTGTCAATGATTTTGCTTGGTCAACAATAGCTGAGCAAACTGTAAATATTTATCGCTCACTCATTGAACCTACTACTCGCCCCCAGTGA